agtgtgcttgcagcagttacttaatgagtgtttagaaaaggctctgaaaagccgcttttctatagctttcgctgtgactgcgccttccgcgcaggcctataGCGTTCTTTAGCCGATATTTTGACAAAGTCCCCTTCTTTTTCAAAagcatgccttgaaaaagacggggctcccgtgCGCCACAAAGGCCCCTGTCTAGAAGCCTTCGTGGCAGGCTTTATTTGGGACGGTACCGTACCTGGTCTAAATCGCCTATGTTTATAGCCGGCATGCAATAAATGACTCAGGTGTACTGGCGAGGCATTCTAACACGGTTACAAGCTTACCGAAGAGGAGCAGAGCAGAAGTCACTGTTAGTAAAGTGCTTGAATACATGTGACTCTTTCCCATTAAGCTTAATTATCCACTTTTTCAGCTGTGGGTCCTTAGGATAGTTGTGAAAGCTAACGCCCTTTTCATGGGCGGACGAAGTACACTGAGGCGGAGACAAGCGGCCGCAGTTTCTAAGAAAGAAAAAGCCGTGTTTCTAAAATGAAAGTCAAAAGCGGACACCTATGGTGGTTTGAATAGCGTCGGTAGTCACCGCACTCAGCACAACCAACTGAATCACTTTGTTTTTGAGTTTTACCACGACGCTGGGCCTAATTAGCCGACGAAAGCGCGTGAATCGTATCTGACATCTTACAAGTGTGGTTCACAGGGCTGCCATAGGTCGCACACAATATTACAGTGATGTCACACTAGATCTGTCAGGTGACTGACCTCTGGACGTCTGCCGCGTACGTACAGCCAAAGCATCGCGactgctgcagctagccatgACAACTGTTGGCAcgtttgttttgcaggtgctttTGGGGCACGTGTGTGCGAAAGCAGATGATACTTAGCACGACAtgcgtcacagccttgtgtgATCGCATGGCCAAACCACCTACACTGCTATTGCGCTGCTCAGAAACCGAAACCGATAATTGTCCACATAAATAAGATGTTAAAAGATTTAGAAAGAATAATTTATCTTAATATGCGTATCATGTTTATCAGAGCTATAAGAAATGCTTGCAGCAAAGAACACGCAAGTCACAAGTACGGTGACACCACCCGTTAAGTGTATGGGGCCCAAAGGTGCCAAGAGACCTGTAGAGGTCTAAAAACGTCATACATTCCTTTTTTGTTGCTACCTTATCTTGTGTCCGTTTGCAGCGGTGCATATTTGAACTGGTTGGTTCATGATTATGTAGAAAAAAATGCTTGAAttgttttattttcactcgtaGTGTTCGTTTGTTCGTAAGAAATGTAAGCCTTTCACCAGACGGTGTTCCATCGAAGCCTGGACAATACGAACCGTTATACGTGCAGGTCTGCCGGAACTGGTACCGCATCTTCTATTCGCCTCGCGTCTGGTCAGTGTTTGTGCTTGACGATCGGACCATGACGCGACGCAAGTTCAACTACTACATGGGCTACCAGCACCTGCTGGACCACTACCGGACACAGGTCTGCGTGCACAAGATCGGCCGTCACATCCGGCACCTTCTCATTCCGGCCATGTCCAACTTCTTCAACCTGTACGAGTTCATGGTCATCATGGCCTACTTCGGTGAGCGCAACAACGCGCTAGGACACTTGAGACGGTTCGAGTTCACCTTCGGCTGTCACCTGCTTGGCAACAATTCGGACGGCCAGAGGCAGCAGGACAGCGTATTCGGCACAGGAGGCAAGCTACTCGAGTCGCTGAAGCGCCTTATGTGTTGCTTCACGGGACTGCGTCACCTGGCTCTCACCGACTTGCTTCTGGAGCCCCACGAGGCGAAGTTTCTCCTCGACGATGTTGCCGAGACGTGCATGACGACGCTGCGCACGCTGAGGCTTGTCAACTGTTCCAAGGAGCCACACCCGTTCCTGCACGCCGGAGTGTTCCTCAACCTGACCGTGCTCTACATCTCGCCGCAGCACCTGGACGATGACCTGGTGACCCTGCTGAGCTACACATCTCTTCGAGACCTGCACCTGATCCAGACGACGTACACGGAGATGGGACTCCGCGTGTCGCCCCGCGTTTGGAGGGAGTGCCGGAGGGCGGCACCCAGGCTCCGGGTCCACCTCTCCGTTGAGGGTACAGTAGACAAGGAGGTAAGCGCACGTGAGACCCTCTCTTTTTCAGAAGCGAAGCTCCATAAGCCCGCACGATGTCCGTTGGCGCTGTGGTTGTCGTAGCTTCCCGTCGGAATGAAACAAGGGTATTAAATATACGGTGACACCATACATAGAGCATTCATGCCGTGTATATGGTTTAAAAATAGATCGCATACTCTGTTCGTCCcaccgtccgtccgtgcatgcgtcttcCGTCCATTTATGTGTCTGTCAtttatactagtcggtgacttcaacagACATTATGAACCTTAGGACCTAGCTTAGTTACGTTCAGCATTCACTTCATGAATCAGCAGTAACGTTTTTCGTTTTAATAaaaaagtcatagctttgccgcaaaagcgaaacaatgaacgcgatgtgaacaaattggaaggtcacacgctgaatggcaagcagatcgaaacgtgccctgcgtttctcaggcacaaatgacgcacgaaacgtactcacaggtacatataaacgcgaataagcgtttcaATTGTTAcattgctgtgtctgaaaagcgtgcccttttcgcaaacggagaccgTGAAACGATGGCATTGACcgttgtgcgcctggtaactaaaCAGAATCGTTCTGGTGAAATCCCAAGGCCACCTAAAGACTGGTGCACgccggcgactagcagtggtcgcgtgaccatttgcgactgccgaccaaaaagcgactgttGTTCACTCCGGCaggggctgcatgcgagcgaccggaagtcgcaaaagcggagagtcacgtccggatctcgttatcagcgagaactctagagaccggcgccgatcagctgatcaccaccagctgagtgagcggagcaaaccgggcgcgtcgcatttattgttttcgtccgttctcgcgCAGCGTTCCCAACAGggtcaagttcgattcaagcgaagaacaagacattgtcatggtgctgatgcgctgtgccatggtgtcagcgctggcatcacagatgcctccaaagaaaaaaaaaaaaaccggtggTGGGTGTGACCGTGCTTTCAATCGCGAGAATTGGCCAGCCATGCCTACCGAGCTGCACTGAGACGACGAGGAGCGTCTCCGacagtcgtacgtattcagaaacaaTCCTTGAATTTAAATTGgcttgccacagcctacaatacAGCACAAACTCGTCTCGAACGTggtgtcttaagtcgttgccaaggcatgaagcacaaacgcgttccaagCGCGCttcattgaaggcggtgacaaatcaagttcaagacaataaaacggttctgaatacggggaaaagatagtgcacaatttattttctctttactttgacggtgtttaccTTCTTGCGAATaccgccacgtaaattcgacactttactcgagctgctgcgccccgccatctccaagccaagtattccgtggtggccatggtgccacagacccagaggaacgcactcgtttgtatctggcggcaggaagccagcgcaatgaaaaacaaaagaacaaaaattgagcattgccgattggttccagcagctttgcgactgcagtcacgCGAATGAAAAATCGGTCACGAAGCGAcaagccaaagcagtcgctttgcgaccgtttgcgactgtttgcgaccagtcgcaaattgTCGCGCGACctctgctagtcgccggtgtgcaccagccttaaggcGTACGATCTTCGCCACcgtgagataagggcgcgcgagcaAGCGTCTGCTTCCATCCTCTCCGCGGGGCTAGGttcgcgtgggagatgagagcgcgcgccgccgcgtcgtgacgatgtagTGACGCGTGCtgattgtgccatcttgctggtaattctgaaaacacgatagttcccctcgagatgcccgtcaacagcTTTAAttggtagatataaatggcttgccgtttgaacgctgACGGGCATGCCTCTCCGT
This genomic interval from Rhipicephalus microplus isolate Deutch F79 chromosome 10, USDA_Rmic, whole genome shotgun sequence contains the following:
- the LOC119180912 gene encoding uncharacterized protein LOC119180912 isoform X3, whose product is MLFMSLFAPLFPSISLAADPHESWACPHTPESLCALCRLLQTQNCTAESGLFYAVGVELSERRVSMEYAVEGEYLRERSPRPPDEEGENDDSRAFIGFWPRALVDSEAPDSEQGPWASLPDVLLETVYSMVPIADRYSMSQVCRNWYRIFYSPRVWSVFVLDDRTMTRRKFNYYMGYQHLLDHYRTQVCVHKIGRHIRHLLIPAMSNFFNLYEFMVIMAYFGERNNALGHLRRFEFTFGCHLLGNNSDGQRQQDSVFGTGGKLLESLKRLMCCFTGLRHLALTDLLLEPHEAKFLLDDVAETCMTTLRTLRLVNCSKEPHPFLHAGVFLNLTVLYISPQHLDDDLVTLLSYTSLRDLHLIQTTYTEMGLRVSPRVWRECRRAAPRLRVHLSVEGTVDKEIIWQDCAPVHSIIYKTAYNQVGPESALTAATYYPEDLRTYAFLGLPRFHMAKRFVDRPDSALSVAEKPANQENVQLGSDVFTATTYSSSDLPRQPFSSAHASLYLLPLGP
- the LOC119180912 gene encoding uncharacterized protein LOC119180912 isoform X4 produces the protein MTRRKFNYYMGYQHLLDHYRTQVCVHKIGRHIRHLLIPAMSNFFNLYEFMVIMAYFGERNNALGHLRRFEFTFGCHLLGNNSDGQRQQDSVFGTGGKLLESLKRLMCCFTGLRHLALTDLLLEPHEAKFLLDDVAETCMTTLRTLRLVNCSKEPHPFLHAGVFLNLTVLYISPQHLDDDLVTLLSYTSLRDLHLIQTTYTEMGLRVSPRVWRECRRAAPRLRVHLSVEGTVDKEIIWQDCAPVHSIIYKTAYNQVGPESALTAATYYPEDLRTYAFLGLPRFHMAKRFVDRPDSALVLLCRSCRRLETLVIRERISTATVLLLAYHGRSLRRFVVRGNAVIKKCDWPRNPEWSDEFYSWLRHTAQSYDAVCQEVSQILGFPWAPLTDKQFKTVVLHESGSRDVFPVSPQSSMGDFHFPAAGHRLSFSSSGSFSPI